One window of Mediterraneibacter gnavus ATCC 29149 genomic DNA carries:
- a CDS encoding helix-turn-helix domain-containing protein produces the protein MKFSSTLKELREQNHVTQNQLASHLKLTRSTIAGYETKGTQPDYERLLQIADYFHVSVDYLLTGSETNGISVPPDSSEYRLLCAYLNLSSDSRQQLFEYTEFLQDQDTKKGRMPK, from the coding sequence ATGAAGTTTTCATCTACATTAAAAGAATTAAGAGAACAAAATCATGTCACCCAGAACCAGCTGGCTTCTCACTTAAAACTTACCCGCTCCACAATCGCGGGATATGAGACAAAAGGAACGCAGCCGGACTACGAACGTTTGCTTCAGATTGCAGACTATTTTCACGTATCGGTTGATTATCTGCTCACAGGCTCTGAAACCAACGGTATTTCTGTTCCGCCGGATTCTTCCGAATACCGTCTGCTCTGTGCGTATCTGAATCTGTCTTCGGATTCCAGACAACAGCTTTTCGAATACACCGAATTTCTACAAGATCAGGATACAAAAAAGGGAAGGATGCCAAAATAA
- a CDS encoding LPXTG cell wall anchor domain-containing protein, whose product MRRKSLWKNLMLATALTVVLGTAPVTAFAADVDSTVTEAEQTTPQADTTVKEEVAEPEVKAITVDVTTSSTTFDGTQDIVITYTVNGVQDGFEPYQDIPWFDGHPQDVIEENVSDTVYKFTITKAAQQACIERNNATDGQIFVFDSKYSTGSVDFPTVTLTYTIGDNGGDNGNSNTNNQTTAKPKTTSPKTGDATATLPVAGTGLASLGVALATVLRKRK is encoded by the coding sequence ATGAGAAGGAAAAGTTTATGGAAAAACCTGATGCTTGCAACAGCACTGACAGTTGTATTGGGGACTGCACCAGTGACGGCGTTTGCAGCAGATGTAGATTCAACAGTGACAGAGGCAGAGCAGACAACACCGCAGGCAGACACAACTGTCAAGGAAGAAGTTGCTGAACCAGAAGTAAAGGCTATTACGGTAGACGTAACAACAAGTTCTACGACATTCGATGGTACTCAGGATATCGTAATCACATACACAGTAAATGGTGTGCAGGATGGTTTTGAACCATATCAGGATATTCCGTGGTTTGATGGGCATCCACAGGATGTTATCGAGGAGAATGTTTCAGATACGGTATACAAATTTACAATTACAAAGGCTGCACAGCAGGCTTGTATAGAGAGAAATAATGCAACTGATGGACAGATATTTGTATTCGATTCTAAGTATTCTACAGGTTCAGTAGATTTCCCAACAGTCACACTGACATACACAATAGGAGATAACGGCGGAGACAACGGAAATAGCAACACAAACAACCAGACAACAGCAAAACCAAAAACAACTTCTCCAAAGACAGGAGATGCAACAGCTACACTTCCAGTAGCAGGAACAGGTCTTGCTTCACTTGGAGTTGCTCTGGCTACTGTATTGAGAAAGCGTAAATAA
- a CDS encoding PolC-type DNA polymerase III, which produces MEQVKNEKTFFEVFPTLRADGELKMLFQDVEVKKITTNSTREFLHIHMVSHHLIPKKVIWKMEQSIKEQLFGTASVAIQIEEFYVLSELYTLETLLAEYKESLVLELEKKSVLAASMFEQAELHFEGEKIVCVELLDSIVSEGKKEYIVTLLEEVLSRRFGMQAEIRVLYREQEENQSREYDEQRIQQEINAIFERRARQKGEILQKPISERQTDSAKEKKTADSGKKESAKSGFKKGEFRKKEFQRPLKQGDDPSLVYGKNFEDEPLTLDQVVTEMGEITIHGKIISFDTREIRNEKTILMFSVTDFTDTITVKMFVRNDQLAELLGDIKKGAFVKIKGVTTIDKFDGELTIGSVTGIKKIGDFTVSREDLSPVKRVELHCHTKMSDMDGVSEVKSIVKRAHDWGHPAIAITDHGVAQSFPDANHYIETLDKDDPFKVIYGVEGYVVDDLTEIAVNAGEQTLDDTYIVFDIETTGFSAIKDKIIEIGAVKVKDGAIVEKFSTFVNPKRPIPFEITQLTSITDEMVLDAPDIESVLPEFLEFVGDGVLVAHNAGFDVGFIEQNCRYQEIEPDFVSVDTVALARVLLPTLSKYKLNIVAKALGISLENHHRAVDDAGATAEIFVKFVEMLKDRNITTLKEMNRFGDMNVNAIRKLPTHHIIILVKNDIGRFNLYQLISASHLTYFARRPRIPKSLLNQHREGLIIGSACEAGELYQAILNQKSPQAVARLAEFYDYYEIQPLGNNQFMIDSDRYGDINSKEDLQNINREIVSLGEKFKKPVVATCDVHFLDPEDEVYRRIIMAGKGFGDADTQPPLYLRTTDEMLEEFSYLGSAKAREIVIDNPNRICDMVEKISPVNPNKCPPVIENSEQNLRDICYNKAHEIYGENLPEPVQTRLERELTSIISNGYSVMYIIAQKLVWKSNDDGYLVGSRGSVGSSFVATMAGITEVNPLSPHYYCSECHYSDFDSEEVRAFAGGCGFDMPDKNCPNCGAKLVKAGFDIPFETFLGFKGDKEPDIDLNFSGDYQAKAHRYTEVIFGEGHTFKAGTIGTLADKTAFGYVKNYYEERGHRKRKCEIDRILQGCTGIRRSTGQHPGGIVVLPHGHDINEFTPVQHPANDMTTDIITTHFDYHSIDHNLLKLDILGHDDPTMIRTLEEYITSDALENEYNDENPFDATKIPLDDKKVLSLFHDTSALGIKPEDIDGCNLGCLGIPEFGTDFVIQMVQDANPQSLSDLIRISGLSHGTNVWLGNAQVLIESGKATISTAICTRDDIMIYLINQGVDSALSFTIMESVRKGKGLKPEWEETMKEKDVPDWYIWSCKQISYMFPKAHAAAYVMMAYRIAYCKINYPLAYYGAYFGIRANAFSYELMCQGKDKLNYYMKDYKRRSDSLSNKEQDVLKDMKIVQEMYARGYEFLPLDIYKAKATKFQIIDGKLMPPLSSIEGMGEKAAEAVEEAAKDGPYLSLDDFRQRTKVSKTVIEFMSDLGLFGNLPQSNQLSLFDF; this is translated from the coding sequence TTGGAACAGGTAAAGAACGAAAAGACATTTTTTGAGGTTTTCCCGACCTTGCGGGCAGATGGAGAATTGAAAATGTTGTTTCAGGATGTGGAAGTGAAAAAGATCACGACCAATTCTACACGAGAATTTTTGCATATTCATATGGTCAGTCATCATCTGATCCCGAAAAAGGTGATCTGGAAAATGGAGCAGAGTATCAAGGAGCAGCTGTTTGGAACGGCATCGGTGGCAATCCAGATCGAAGAGTTTTATGTGTTATCGGAGCTGTATACACTGGAGACGCTGCTTGCAGAATACAAGGAGAGTCTTGTTCTGGAACTGGAAAAGAAAAGTGTACTGGCAGCCAGTATGTTTGAACAGGCAGAGCTGCATTTCGAAGGGGAAAAAATCGTATGTGTAGAGCTTTTAGACAGCATTGTTTCGGAAGGAAAGAAAGAATATATCGTGACGCTTCTGGAAGAGGTACTGAGCCGCAGATTTGGGATGCAGGCGGAAATCCGTGTACTTTACCGGGAGCAGGAGGAAAATCAGAGCCGGGAATATGATGAGCAGCGCATCCAGCAGGAAATCAATGCGATCTTTGAGAGAAGAGCAAGACAAAAGGGAGAGATTTTGCAGAAGCCGATTTCAGAGAGGCAGACGGACTCTGCAAAAGAGAAGAAAACAGCAGATTCCGGCAAGAAGGAGAGTGCAAAATCCGGATTCAAAAAAGGAGAATTCAGAAAGAAAGAGTTCCAGCGTCCGCTTAAGCAGGGGGATGATCCGTCTCTTGTTTATGGTAAGAATTTTGAAGATGAACCTCTGACTCTGGATCAGGTTGTCACAGAGATGGGTGAGATCACTATTCATGGTAAGATCATCAGCTTTGATACAAGGGAGATCCGCAACGAGAAAACGATTCTGATGTTTTCTGTGACAGATTTTACAGACACGATTACAGTTAAGATGTTTGTAAGGAACGATCAGCTGGCGGAGCTTTTGGGAGATATTAAAAAAGGGGCCTTTGTGAAGATCAAAGGGGTGACGACCATTGACAAATTCGATGGGGAGCTGACCATAGGTTCTGTTACCGGAATTAAGAAGATTGGAGACTTTACTGTTTCGAGAGAAGATTTAAGCCCGGTCAAACGGGTGGAGCTTCATTGTCATACAAAAATGAGTGATATGGACGGTGTGTCCGAGGTGAAGAGCATCGTAAAAAGAGCTCATGACTGGGGGCATCCGGCAATCGCGATTACCGATCACGGAGTTGCCCAGTCGTTCCCGGATGCCAATCATTATATCGAGACGCTTGATAAGGATGATCCGTTTAAAGTAATCTACGGAGTGGAAGGATATGTGGTTGATGATCTGACAGAGATTGCGGTCAATGCCGGGGAGCAGACACTGGATGACACATATATTGTGTTCGATATCGAGACGACAGGTTTTTCTGCAATCAAGGATAAGATTATAGAGATCGGGGCAGTGAAGGTAAAAGATGGTGCTATCGTAGAAAAATTCAGTACATTTGTCAATCCAAAACGTCCGATTCCGTTTGAAATTACACAGCTGACCAGTATCACGGATGAGATGGTCTTAGATGCACCGGATATTGAGAGCGTACTGCCTGAGTTTCTGGAATTTGTGGGAGATGGTGTTCTTGTGGCGCACAATGCCGGGTTTGATGTGGGCTTTATCGAGCAGAATTGCAGATATCAGGAGATCGAACCGGATTTTGTCTCAGTAGATACGGTGGCGCTTGCGAGAGTGCTGCTGCCGACCTTATCAAAATACAAGCTGAATATCGTGGCAAAGGCACTGGGAATCTCTCTGGAAAATCATCACCGTGCGGTGGATGATGCAGGAGCAACGGCGGAAATTTTCGTGAAGTTTGTAGAGATGCTCAAAGACAGGAATATCACAACGCTCAAAGAGATGAACCGGTTTGGGGATATGAATGTGAATGCCATCCGGAAGCTGCCAACACACCATATCATCATTCTGGTAAAAAACGATATCGGAAGATTCAATCTGTACCAGCTGATCTCAGCTTCGCATCTGACATATTTTGCGAGAAGACCGAGGATTCCGAAAAGTCTTTTGAATCAGCACAGAGAGGGTCTGATCATAGGAAGTGCCTGTGAGGCCGGTGAGTTGTATCAGGCGATCCTGAACCAGAAATCTCCGCAGGCTGTTGCAAGGCTGGCAGAATTTTATGATTATTATGAAATCCAACCTCTTGGAAACAACCAGTTTATGATCGACAGTGACCGGTATGGAGATATCAATTCCAAAGAGGATTTGCAAAATATCAACCGGGAGATCGTCAGTCTTGGGGAAAAATTCAAAAAGCCTGTCGTGGCGACCTGTGATGTACATTTTCTGGATCCGGAGGACGAAGTGTACCGGAGGATCATCATGGCAGGAAAAGGATTCGGAGATGCGGACACCCAGCCTCCTTTATATCTTCGGACAACGGATGAGATGCTGGAAGAGTTCTCTTATCTTGGTTCCGCGAAAGCCAGGGAGATCGTCATCGACAATCCGAACAGGATCTGCGATATGGTGGAAAAGATCTCTCCGGTCAATCCGAACAAATGCCCTCCGGTCATTGAAAATTCTGAGCAGAATCTAAGAGATATCTGTTACAACAAAGCGCATGAGATTTATGGAGAAAATCTGCCCGAACCGGTGCAGACCAGGCTGGAGAGAGAACTGACATCCATCATTTCCAATGGATATTCGGTGATGTATATCATTGCGCAGAAGCTGGTGTGGAAATCCAATGATGACGGTTATCTGGTAGGTTCCCGAGGTTCTGTAGGATCCTCCTTTGTTGCGACTATGGCGGGAATCACAGAGGTAAATCCTTTGAGTCCGCACTATTATTGCAGTGAGTGTCATTACAGTGACTTTGATTCCGAAGAAGTCCGCGCATTTGCGGGTGGATGCGGGTTTGACATGCCGGATAAAAACTGTCCGAACTGTGGGGCCAAACTGGTAAAAGCCGGATTTGACATTCCATTTGAGACCTTCCTTGGATTTAAAGGAGACAAGGAGCCGGATATCGACCTGAACTTTTCCGGAGACTACCAGGCAAAAGCGCACCGGTATACAGAGGTCATCTTCGGAGAAGGGCATACGTTCAAAGCCGGAACCATTGGTACACTGGCAGATAAGACGGCATTTGGATATGTGAAGAATTATTATGAGGAGCGCGGACATCGGAAGCGGAAATGTGAGATTGACCGGATTTTACAGGGATGTACGGGGATCAGAAGGAGTACGGGACAGCATCCGGGAGGAATCGTGGTATTGCCTCACGGGCATGACATCAATGAGTTTACACCGGTACAGCACCCGGCAAATGATATGACTACGGATATTATTACGACTCATTTTGATTACCATTCCATTGACCACAACCTTTTGAAACTTGACATTCTGGGGCATGATGATCCGACCATGATCCGTACTCTGGAGGAGTATATTACATCTGATGCGCTGGAGAATGAGTACAATGACGAGAATCCGTTTGATGCGACAAAGATTCCGCTGGATGATAAAAAAGTACTTTCTCTGTTTCACGATACCAGTGCATTGGGAATCAAACCTGAGGATATTGACGGCTGTAATCTGGGATGTCTTGGAATCCCGGAATTCGGTACGGATTTCGTAATCCAGATGGTACAGGATGCCAATCCGCAGTCTCTTTCTGATCTGATCCGTATTTCCGGTCTGTCCCACGGAACGAATGTGTGGCTTGGAAATGCACAGGTTCTGATCGAATCGGGAAAGGCAACGATTTCCACTGCAATCTGTACCCGAGACGATATCATGATCTATCTGATCAATCAGGGTGTGGACAGCGCGCTGTCATTTACGATCATGGAGAGTGTGCGAAAAGGAAAAGGACTAAAGCCGGAATGGGAAGAAACCATGAAGGAAAAGGACGTGCCGGACTGGTATATCTGGTCCTGTAAGCAGATCAGCTATATGTTCCCGAAGGCACATGCGGCGGCATATGTTATGATGGCATATCGAATCGCTTATTGTAAGATCAATTATCCGCTGGCTTATTACGGTGCGTATTTTGGGATTCGTGCCAATGCATTTTCGTATGAACTGATGTGTCAGGGAAAGGATAAACTGAATTACTACATGAAAGATTATAAGCGCCGGTCAGATTCTCTGAGCAACAAGGAACAGGATGTACTGAAGGATATGAAGATTGTACAGGAAATGTACGCAAGAGGTTATGAGTTCCTGCCTTTGGATATTTACAAGGCGAAGGCAACAAAATTCCAGATCATTGACGGAAAACTGATGCCTCCCCTCTCCAGTATCGAAGGGATGGGAGAAAAGGCGGCAGAGGCTGTGGAGGAGGCTGCAAAAGACGGACCGTATCTGTCTTTGGATGATTTCAGACAGCGAACAAAGGTGAGCAAGACCGTGATCGAATTTATGTCAGACCTGGGGTTGTTTGGAAATCTTCCGCAGAGCAATCAGCTTTCCTTGTTTGACTTTTAG
- a CDS encoding pyridoxal phosphate-dependent aminotransferase → MISKKMEQMVANSSAIRAMFEEGNKMAEKYGAENVYDFSLGNPNVPAPKAVKEAIVSILESEDPVRLHGYTNSNAGYADVRQAVADSLNARFGTGFSEHNITMTVGAAGGLNVILKALLNPGDEVITFAPYFGEYRSYVSNFDGVLVEISPDTETFQPRLKEFEEKITEKTKAVIVNTPNNPTGVIYSEETIQRMAAILNAKQQEFGTDIYLISDEPYRELAYDKTEVPYLTKYYDNTVVGYSFSKSLSLPGERIGYLVIPDEAADSEMLIRAANVATRILGFVNAPTLQQKLVKYCLEEKTDISYYDRNREVLYQGLRNLGFSCIKPEGAFYLFMKSPVADEKQFCEAAKKYHILIVPGSSFACPGYVRLAYCVSYETIINSLPEFAKLAAEYKEGKDESGNFR, encoded by the coding sequence ATGATTTCAAAGAAAATGGAGCAAATGGTGGCGAACAGTTCAGCAATCCGGGCAATGTTCGAAGAAGGAAACAAAATGGCAGAAAAATACGGGGCGGAGAATGTCTATGATTTCAGCCTCGGAAATCCTAATGTGCCGGCGCCGAAGGCAGTGAAAGAAGCAATCGTTTCCATTCTGGAGTCAGAGGATCCTGTACGTCTGCACGGCTACACAAACAGCAATGCCGGGTATGCGGATGTAAGACAGGCAGTTGCGGATTCGCTTAACGCGCGTTTTGGCACGGGATTTTCAGAACACAATATTACGATGACTGTGGGAGCTGCAGGTGGATTGAATGTCATTTTAAAAGCGCTGTTGAATCCGGGAGATGAGGTGATTACATTTGCTCCGTATTTCGGAGAGTACAGAAGCTACGTCAGCAATTTTGACGGAGTACTGGTAGAGATTTCCCCGGATACAGAGACATTTCAGCCAAGACTGAAAGAATTTGAGGAAAAAATCACGGAAAAGACAAAAGCTGTGATTGTGAATACACCGAACAATCCGACCGGAGTGATCTATTCTGAAGAGACCATACAAAGGATGGCAGCGATTCTGAATGCAAAACAGCAGGAATTTGGAACGGATATCTATCTGATCTCAGATGAGCCGTATCGTGAACTTGCCTATGACAAAACAGAAGTACCGTATCTGACAAAATATTACGACAATACGGTGGTCGGTTATTCATTCAGTAAATCATTGTCTCTTCCGGGAGAGCGGATCGGATATCTGGTAATTCCGGATGAGGCGGCGGACAGTGAAATGCTGATACGGGCAGCGAACGTGGCGACCCGGATCCTCGGATTCGTAAATGCACCGACACTGCAGCAGAAGCTTGTAAAATACTGCCTGGAAGAAAAAACGGACATTTCGTATTATGACAGGAATCGAGAGGTATTGTATCAGGGGCTTCGCAATCTGGGATTTTCGTGTATCAAGCCGGAAGGAGCGTTTTATCTGTTCATGAAGTCTCCGGTTGCAGATGAAAAGCAGTTCTGTGAAGCAGCGAAGAAGTATCATATTCTGATTGTTCCGGGAAGCTCATTTGCCTGCCCGGGATATGTCAGACTGGCATATTGTGTATCTTATGAGACGATCATAAATTCTCTGCCGGAATTTGCAAAGCTGGCAGCAGAGTACAAGGAGGGTAAGGATGAATCAGGCAATTTTAGATAA
- a CDS encoding DUF2156 domain-containing protein — protein MEEIIFRRPALEDQELIRSYFDKAPSRSCERTFVDVFLWARHYDVTFAVIEDTLVFRDGGADPGFAYPAGEEVCVKRALEFLMKYSEEQGYPFKLYNVTAENFAQIEAWFPGEFELEYDRDQADYVYESEKLATLAGKKLHGKRNHINKFQKLYPNWSYEPLNDENMEECFQMALKWRNQNGCEEDPGKNAEMCVALNALRLYKELDQRGGVLRVDGQVVAFTIGEELCEDTFVVHIEKAFADIDGAYPMINQQFVQHECTGYQYVNREDDAGSEGLRKAKLSYRPAFLVEKGILTRKNA, from the coding sequence ATGGAAGAAATTATTTTTAGAAGACCGGCACTGGAAGATCAGGAGCTGATCCGTTCTTATTTTGACAAGGCACCAAGTAGAAGCTGTGAGAGGACATTTGTAGATGTGTTTTTGTGGGCTCGCCACTATGATGTGACATTTGCGGTCATAGAGGATACACTGGTGTTCCGTGACGGAGGGGCAGATCCGGGCTTTGCTTATCCCGCAGGGGAAGAGGTTTGTGTGAAAAGAGCGCTGGAATTTTTGATGAAGTATAGTGAAGAACAGGGGTATCCGTTTAAACTGTACAACGTGACAGCGGAGAATTTTGCACAGATAGAAGCGTGGTTTCCGGGTGAGTTTGAATTAGAATATGACAGAGATCAGGCAGATTATGTGTATGAGTCTGAAAAACTGGCGACTCTGGCAGGAAAGAAGCTGCACGGAAAGCGAAATCATATTAACAAATTTCAGAAGCTTTATCCAAACTGGAGCTATGAACCATTGAATGATGAAAATATGGAAGAGTGCTTTCAGATGGCGTTGAAGTGGAGAAACCAGAACGGATGTGAGGAAGATCCGGGCAAAAATGCGGAGATGTGTGTTGCATTAAATGCACTGAGACTTTATAAAGAACTGGATCAGCGAGGCGGAGTGCTTCGTGTGGATGGACAGGTTGTTGCATTTACGATTGGAGAAGAGCTCTGCGAAGATACATTTGTCGTGCATATTGAAAAGGCGTTTGCTGATATTGACGGAGCATATCCGATGATCAATCAGCAGTTCGTACAGCATGAATGTACCGGGTATCAGTATGTGAACCGGGAGGATGATGCCGGTTCAGAAGGCTTGAGAAAAGCAAAATTATCATATCGTCCGGCATTTCTGGTAGAAAAAGGAATCCTGACGAGAAAGAATGCGTAG
- the hisC gene encoding histidinol-phosphate transaminase, whose translation MNQAILDKIRKVEPYVPGEQPKERVIKLNTNENPYPPAPGVAKVLKEMDADSLRLYPDPAADILVEELSRFYRVGKEQIFVGVGSDDVLSMCFLTFFNSDKPILFPDITYSFYKVWAQLYRIPYRCPKLDEQFCLVKEDYYAENGGIIFPNPNAPTAIYEDLDFIEDILRHNPDSVVIVDEAYIDFAGKSALELIDRYENLLVVQTFSKSRSMAGMRIGFAIGNPELIGYLNDAKYSFNSYTMNQAALLCGAQSVKEETYFYECVDRIVETREWAKQELAELGFTYTDSRANFLFVTHPEFEASELFEALKREKIYVRYWNSERIRQYLRITVGTRQEMESLLEFLKKYSRERGKGKKEC comes from the coding sequence ATGAATCAGGCAATTTTAGATAAGATTCGAAAAGTAGAGCCGTATGTGCCCGGAGAACAGCCGAAAGAGCGTGTGATCAAGCTCAATACCAATGAGAATCCGTATCCGCCGGCGCCGGGAGTTGCGAAGGTATTAAAAGAGATGGATGCGGACAGTCTTCGCCTGTATCCGGATCCGGCAGCAGATATCCTGGTGGAAGAACTGTCCAGGTTTTATCGTGTCGGGAAGGAGCAGATTTTTGTAGGCGTTGGCTCAGATGATGTGCTTTCGATGTGCTTTCTGACCTTTTTTAACTCGGACAAACCGATTCTGTTTCCGGATATTACTTATTCTTTTTATAAAGTATGGGCGCAGTTATACAGAATCCCGTATCGCTGCCCGAAGCTGGATGAGCAGTTTTGTCTGGTAAAAGAAGATTACTATGCAGAGAACGGAGGGATTATTTTCCCGAATCCGAATGCACCGACAGCGATTTATGAGGATCTGGATTTCATCGAGGATATTTTGCGTCACAATCCGGACTCTGTAGTGATCGTGGACGAGGCTTACATTGATTTTGCAGGAAAATCTGCGCTGGAGCTGATTGACCGCTATGAGAATCTTTTGGTTGTGCAGACGTTTTCAAAGTCCAGATCCATGGCAGGGATGCGGATCGGATTTGCAATCGGAAATCCGGAGCTGATCGGATATCTAAACGATGCCAAATATTCATTCAACTCCTACACAATGAATCAGGCGGCTCTGCTCTGCGGAGCGCAGAGTGTGAAGGAGGAAACGTATTTTTACGAATGTGTAGACCGGATCGTAGAGACAAGAGAATGGGCAAAACAAGAGCTTGCAGAGCTTGGATTTACATATACAGATTCCAGAGCGAACTTTCTGTTTGTCACACATCCGGAATTTGAGGCATCTGAACTGTTTGAGGCCCTAAAACGGGAGAAAATCTATGTGAGATACTGGAACAGCGAGAGAATCCGTCAGTATTTGAGAATTACAGTAGGCACCAGACAAGAAATGGAGAGTCTGCTGGAATTTTTGAAAAAATATAGTAGGGAAAGAGGAAAAGGTAAAAAAGAATGTTAA
- the ispG gene encoding flavodoxin-dependent (E)-4-hydroxy-3-methylbut-2-enyl-diphosphate synthase has translation MLRNRTKEIRIGNVWIGGSHPVAIQSMTNTKTEDVAATVEQILALEEAGCEIIRCAVPTMEAALALKEIKKQIHIPLVADIHFDYRLAIAAIENGADKIRINPGNIGSKERVQAVVEKAKEYNVPIRVGVNSGSLEKNLLEKYGGVTAEGIVESALDKVRMIEEMGYDNLVVSIKSSDVLMCVRAHELIAEKCQYPLHVGITESGTVYSGNIKSSVGLGIILHEGIGNTIRVSLTGDPTEEIRTAKLILKTLGMRKGGIEVVSCPTCGRTRIDLIALANQVEKMVQDIDLDIKVAVMGCVVNGPGEAKEADIGIAGGIGEGLLIKKGEIVRKVKEEELLETLRQELLNWNR, from the coding sequence ATGTTGAGAAATCGAACAAAAGAAATACGGATTGGAAATGTATGGATCGGAGGAAGTCATCCGGTAGCGATCCAGTCTATGACAAATACAAAGACAGAGGATGTGGCGGCGACAGTGGAGCAGATTCTCGCTCTGGAGGAAGCGGGATGTGAGATTATCCGCTGCGCAGTGCCTACGATGGAAGCTGCGCTTGCGTTGAAAGAGATCAAAAAGCAGATTCATATTCCACTCGTTGCAGATATTCATTTTGATTACCGGCTTGCCATTGCTGCTATTGAAAACGGGGCGGATAAGATCCGTATCAATCCGGGCAACATCGGTTCCAAAGAGCGTGTGCAGGCAGTAGTCGAGAAGGCGAAAGAGTACAATGTGCCGATCCGAGTGGGCGTCAACAGTGGTTCTCTGGAGAAAAATCTGCTGGAAAAATACGGTGGTGTGACGGCTGAGGGAATCGTGGAGAGTGCGTTGGATAAAGTACGCATGATCGAGGAAATGGGGTATGACAATCTGGTGGTGAGCATCAAATCTTCAGATGTTCTGATGTGCGTCAGAGCTCATGAACTGATTGCAGAAAAATGCCAGTATCCTTTGCATGTTGGAATTACAGAGTCCGGAACGGTTTACTCTGGAAATATCAAGTCTTCCGTAGGACTTGGGATCATTCTGCATGAGGGGATCGGAAATACCATCCGGGTCTCTCTGACCGGAGATCCGACAGAAGAAATCCGTACCGCAAAGCTGATCTTAAAAACACTGGGAATGCGAAAAGGCGGGATCGAAGTAGTTTCCTGCCCGACCTGCGGACGTACCAGGATCGATCTGATCGCTCTTGCAAATCAGGTAGAAAAGATGGTGCAGGACATTGATCTGGATATCAAAGTGGCAGTGATGGGATGTGTGGTCAATGGCCCCGGAGAAGCAAAAGAAGCGGATATCGGAATCGCAGGCGGTATCGGAGAAGGGCTTCTCATCAAAAAAGGTGAGATCGTAAGAAAAGTAAAAGAAGAGGAATTGTTAGAAACACTGCGTCAGGAGTTATTAAATTGGAACAGGTAA
- a CDS encoding DUF368 domain-containing protein, which produces MLKQILQGMVVGIANIIPGVSGGTMMVAMGLYDHLIHAITHLKSEFKKSMKLLIPIFLGAGIAIVVLSRLFEYLLEVYPIPTNFAFCGLIAGSLPFIFKKVKGHSVTVGKIIPFLIFFGIVITMALLGETNGAAADVSFGVVNVIKLFLVGVVAAATMVVPGVSGSMMLMLLGYYDTILKTINQFIDALIAFDVQKILVQCGILIPFGIGVVIGIFLIAKLIEFIFMKAEIHAYYAIIGLILASPIAILLKADWSGLSVLTIVVGIVTFCLGWFTASKLGGE; this is translated from the coding sequence ATGTTAAAACAGATTTTACAGGGAATGGTAGTTGGAATTGCAAATATCATTCCGGGTGTCAGTGGTGGAACAATGATGGTGGCAATGGGATTATATGATCATCTGATCCATGCAATCACACATTTAAAAAGTGAATTCAAAAAAAGTATGAAACTTCTGATTCCGATCTTTTTAGGAGCCGGAATCGCCATTGTTGTGTTGTCCCGTCTTTTTGAATATTTACTGGAGGTGTATCCGATTCCGACCAATTTTGCGTTTTGCGGTTTGATCGCCGGAAGCCTTCCGTTTATTTTTAAGAAAGTCAAAGGACATTCTGTGACAGTCGGAAAGATCATTCCGTTTTTGATCTTCTTTGGAATCGTGATCACAATGGCACTTTTAGGAGAGACAAATGGTGCTGCCGCGGATGTGAGCTTTGGGGTTGTCAATGTGATCAAATTATTCCTGGTAGGTGTTGTTGCGGCTGCGACAATGGTAGTGCCGGGGGTGAGCGGATCGATGATGCTGATGCTGCTCGGATATTATGATACGATTTTGAAAACGATCAATCAGTTTATCGATGCACTGATCGCATTTGATGTCCAGAAGATCCTGGTGCAGTGTGGAATTCTGATTCCGTTTGGAATCGGCGTTGTGATCGGAATCTTTCTGATTGCAAAGCTGATCGAGTTTATCTTTATGAAAGCGGAAATCCATGCATATTATGCGATCATCGGTCTGATTCTGGCATCTCCGATCGCAATTTTGTTAAAAGCAGACTGGAGCGGACTCTCTGTATTGACGATAGTAGTCGGAATCGTGACATTTTGTCTCGGATGGTTTACAGCAAGTAAGCTTGGCGGAGAATAA